In the genome of Mucilaginibacter defluvii, one region contains:
- a CDS encoding S41 family peptidase encodes MKNLYTILLALLCAYSASSQTVSTYRADLDAVYLALKTTPSYKDQIKSENKKRYEALYQSLQAQQPESSLDEFYLLTRLVQALKDNHLGFYQWSNNNVDQLKIADSTYVSTYLNSNEFKFFPKTNMNVDSLEKALTGKPRNDVEGIYYLGDFLKAGIYRTIKHDSLVAVVLSAKQRIWQRGQLAAIINEVSPGNFEGVCVNPVYKIFEYNHRIKYVSNTLNLYYVWTKFPGETDYTSIPAGTPNYQLKNIDAQTQYLRLGSFSTNNKSLVESQRFYDSVKTLVNAPRLLVDIRNNGGGGWKSSKKYLDLIVKHSKKAQVYVLTNYFTVSNAEQFTLKLKGRKNITVLGADTKGMLTYGSNYGKTETTPSGKYKLYLTDMRDDGNYLQYEDIGVKPDRYLSPDSDWIGQVQAIINSN; translated from the coding sequence ATGAAAAACCTTTACACAATTTTATTGGCATTGCTGTGCGCGTATAGTGCGTCGTCACAAACGGTATCAACCTACCGGGCTGATCTGGATGCAGTATACTTGGCTCTTAAAACCACGCCTTCCTATAAGGATCAAATAAAAAGTGAAAACAAAAAGCGATATGAAGCGCTGTATCAGTCGTTACAGGCGCAACAGCCCGAATCATCACTTGATGAATTTTATTTGCTAACACGTCTTGTACAGGCGTTAAAGGATAATCATTTGGGTTTTTACCAATGGAGTAATAATAATGTTGATCAGTTAAAAATAGCTGATAGTACTTATGTAAGTACTTACCTAAATTCAAACGAGTTTAAATTCTTTCCTAAAACCAATATGAATGTAGATTCACTCGAAAAAGCATTGACCGGCAAACCCCGTAATGATGTTGAGGGAATTTACTACTTGGGTGATTTTTTAAAAGCAGGGATCTATCGCACCATTAAGCATGATAGCCTGGTGGCTGTGGTGCTGTCGGCCAAGCAACGTATTTGGCAGCGGGGGCAGCTTGCTGCTATTATCAATGAGGTATCGCCCGGTAATTTTGAAGGGGTATGCGTTAACCCGGTATACAAGATATTTGAATACAATCATCGTATAAAGTATGTTAGCAATACGCTCAACCTGTATTATGTATGGACCAAGTTTCCGGGCGAGACAGATTATACCAGTATACCCGCCGGTACGCCTAACTATCAGCTTAAAAATATAGATGCTCAAACCCAGTACCTGCGTTTGGGGAGTTTTTCAACCAACAACAAATCGTTGGTAGAATCGCAACGGTTTTATGATAGCGTTAAAACGCTGGTTAACGCGCCTCGCCTTTTGGTCGACATTCGTAACAACGGCGGTGGGGGCTGGAAATCATCAAAAAAATATCTTGACCTGATCGTCAAACACAGCAAAAAGGCGCAGGTATATGTGCTTACTAATTACTTTACAGTAAGTAACGCCGAGCAATTCACGTTAAAATTAAAAGGTCGTAAAAACATTACCGTGTTGGGTGCCGATACCAAGGGAATGCTTACTTACGGCAGCAATTACGGCAAAACGGAAACCACGCCCAGCGGCAAGTACAAACTGTACCTTACCGATATGCGCGATGATGGAAATTACCTGCAATACGAAGATATTGGCGTTAAACCCGACAGGTACTTGAGCCCGGATAGTGATTGGATAGGGCAGGTGCAAGCTATTATCAATAGCAACTAA
- a CDS encoding NAD(P)/FAD-dependent oxidoreductase, translated as MDFENSKFPLVVIVGGGFGGIEVAKKLKNKPVNVLMLDKNNYHGFWPLLYQVAMGSLECESIAFSIRKKFDDQKNFRFRIAEVKSINKENNFVETSIGDINYDYLVIATGSTTNFFGNKDIERFAMPMKTIPEALNIRYLILQNLEAAVLQPSKEAREPYLNFVLVGAGPTGVELAGSLAEIRNHILTKDYPELRKEEMKVYLVDFLPKVLGPMSEEASKAAEKALRGMGVELLLGTKVESYDGEVINFEGGKSIKTKSVIWSAGVMGQVPGGIEKENVVRGNRIKTNAISQIEGSTNIFAIGDVAASITEATPNGHPGVAQVAMQQGVKVAENILNIIEGKPTEPFKYFDKGSMATIGRNKAVADIGKIRMSGFFAWMTWMFIHLISLMGGRNRWVVFINWVASYVSYNGGNRLIIRKFIKEKADAQNNAVTKADQ; from the coding sequence ATGGATTTCGAAAATTCTAAATTTCCATTAGTAGTAATTGTAGGCGGAGGCTTTGGCGGCATTGAGGTAGCCAAAAAGCTGAAGAACAAGCCGGTTAACGTATTAATGCTCGATAAAAACAACTACCATGGCTTTTGGCCGCTGCTTTACCAGGTGGCTATGGGTAGTTTGGAGTGCGAATCCATTGCCTTTTCTATCCGTAAAAAATTTGACGATCAAAAAAACTTCCGCTTCCGTATTGCCGAGGTAAAATCGATCAATAAAGAGAATAACTTTGTTGAAACCAGCATCGGCGATATTAATTACGATTACCTGGTAATTGCCACCGGATCAACCACCAACTTTTTTGGCAACAAAGATATTGAGCGTTTTGCCATGCCGATGAAAACCATCCCTGAGGCGCTTAACATACGTTACCTGATATTGCAAAACCTGGAGGCCGCTGTATTGCAGCCATCAAAAGAAGCACGTGAGCCTTACCTGAACTTTGTACTGGTGGGTGCCGGCCCTACAGGCGTGGAACTTGCCGGATCATTAGCCGAGATACGCAACCACATACTGACCAAGGATTACCCGGAGTTGCGTAAGGAAGAAATGAAAGTTTATCTGGTTGACTTTTTGCCGAAGGTGCTGGGACCGATGTCAGAAGAAGCATCAAAAGCTGCTGAGAAAGCCTTGCGCGGTATGGGTGTAGAGTTGTTATTAGGCACTAAGGTTGAAAGCTACGATGGCGAGGTAATTAATTTTGAGGGTGGTAAAAGCATCAAAACCAAAAGCGTGATTTGGTCCGCAGGTGTAATGGGCCAGGTACCGGGCGGTATTGAAAAGGAAAATGTGGTACGCGGTAACCGTATTAAGACCAACGCCATCAGCCAAATTGAAGGCAGCACCAATATCTTCGCCATTGGCGACGTTGCAGCCAGCATTACCGAGGCTACACCAAACGGGCACCCGGGTGTTGCGCAGGTGGCTATGCAGCAGGGTGTTAAAGTTGCCGAAAACATCCTGAACATTATTGAAGGCAAACCAACCGAGCCGTTCAAATACTTCGACAAAGGCTCCATGGCCACCATTGGCCGTAACAAAGCGGTTGCTGATATCGGCAAGATCAGGATGAGCGGATTTTTTGCCTGGATGACCTGGATGTTCATCCACCTGATATCACTGATGGGCGGCCGTAACCGTTGGGTGGTATTTATTAACTGGGTAGCCAGCTACGTAAGTTACAACGGTGGTAACAGGCTCATCATCCGTAAATTTATTAAAGAAAAGGCCGACGCGCAAAACAACGCCGTTACTAAGGCCGACCAATAA
- the secDF gene encoding protein translocase subunit SecDF encodes MQGKGIIKFFAIVLALISFYYFSLTLVAQKVEGDAREYAKGNADKEKAYLDSIEMEPVYPLFNHTYQYCKAHELALGLDLKGGMNVTMQVSLRELVKKLGNNNPDPAFNQALTNAEKAQVTSQKDYITLFVEEYEKLNPSGKLATIFSTQDNQANLKFNASNDQVKTYLQDQANAAVKQSYTVLNTRIDQFGVAQPNIQLQQGTNRILIELPGVKDPERVRKLLQGTAKLEFYKTFDNQEVYPILTNIDKLLAAKNKTASATTADTAKAAPAAKDTAGKNNGSLLGKLGKGAGKDSAAAGNKLKQQNANPLFAVLTPAVYQGQNGMQLMPGPAVGIAKLQDTAKVNDMLRTAEAKSVTPNNIKFLWDVKPRTDTKDKAFTLYAIKLSGAENGPVLTGDVITDAKADVDEKGRPDVQMIMNSSGAQAWKNITAEAAPSKAAIAIVLDDNVYSAPNVQNEISGGVSSISGNFTQEDTKDLANVLKAGRLPAPARIVNDAVVGPSLGQEAISAGLLSCVLGFVVVLVFMVVYYNRAGSVAVVAVLINVVFLMGVLISMGAVLTLPGIAGIVLTLGIAVDANVLVYERVREEMAEGKSLKQAISDGFKHALSSILDANISTFLTAFILLVFGSGPIKGFASTLMIGIVTSLFCSLLISRLIFEWMLEKGWDIKFSHAWSSHTFKNANYAFVKNRFKFYAFSGLFIAAGIVSIVTRGFNYGVDFQGGHNYIVQFKDSKIDAEQTREAVTKYLGVGKAEVKTFGEDKLSITTNYLLEDKSEDADAKVESALNKGLKEVSPNYTIVGRTKVDPTISNDLKTSASLTVIFAILVIAAYILIRFRKWQYSLGALVATVHDALLVMSFFSLFKDALPFSLDIDQAFIAAILTVIGYSINDTVVVFDRIREYLKFHNNKGEGTEVVINNAINSTLSRTIITSLTVLFVLIVLFIFGGDVIRGFSFALLIGITFGTYSSICVATPVIIDFGKKGLK; translated from the coding sequence ATGCAAGGTAAAGGGATCATCAAATTTTTTGCAATAGTACTGGCGCTGATCAGTTTCTATTACTTTTCACTAACACTGGTTGCACAGAAGGTTGAGGGCGACGCAAGGGAATACGCCAAAGGCAACGCTGATAAAGAAAAAGCCTACCTCGACTCGATTGAAATGGAACCGGTTTATCCGCTGTTCAACCACACATACCAGTATTGCAAAGCTCATGAGCTGGCACTCGGTCTTGACCTTAAAGGCGGCATGAACGTTACCATGCAGGTATCGTTGCGTGAGCTTGTAAAAAAGCTGGGCAACAACAATCCTGACCCTGCATTTAACCAGGCCTTAACCAATGCCGAAAAAGCGCAGGTAACCAGCCAGAAGGATTACATTACCCTTTTTGTTGAGGAGTATGAGAAATTGAACCCAAGCGGTAAGCTTGCCACTATCTTCTCTACACAAGATAATCAGGCTAACCTGAAATTTAATGCGAGCAATGACCAGGTAAAAACTTACCTGCAGGATCAGGCTAACGCGGCCGTTAAGCAATCGTACACGGTATTAAATACCCGTATCGACCAGTTTGGCGTTGCGCAGCCTAACATCCAGTTGCAGCAAGGTACTAACCGTATCCTGATCGAGCTACCTGGTGTTAAAGATCCGGAGCGTGTACGTAAACTGTTACAGGGTACCGCCAAATTAGAATTCTACAAAACGTTCGATAATCAGGAAGTCTACCCTATCCTGACCAACATTGATAAGTTACTTGCTGCTAAAAACAAAACAGCTTCAGCAACTACTGCTGACACCGCTAAAGCTGCCCCTGCCGCTAAAGATACTGCCGGTAAAAACAACGGATCGTTATTAGGCAAACTGGGCAAAGGTGCAGGTAAAGACAGCGCTGCGGCCGGCAACAAATTAAAACAACAAAACGCTAACCCGTTATTCGCCGTGCTTACCCCGGCGGTTTATCAAGGCCAAAACGGTATGCAGTTAATGCCTGGCCCTGCGGTGGGTATAGCCAAACTGCAGGATACAGCCAAGGTAAACGACATGCTGAGAACAGCTGAAGCAAAAAGCGTAACACCTAACAATATTAAATTCCTGTGGGATGTAAAACCACGTACTGATACTAAAGATAAAGCATTCACGCTTTATGCCATCAAATTATCAGGCGCTGAAAACGGCCCTGTATTAACGGGTGACGTAATTACTGACGCGAAAGCTGACGTTGACGAAAAAGGCCGCCCTGACGTTCAGATGATCATGAACTCAAGCGGTGCACAAGCCTGGAAAAACATTACTGCCGAAGCTGCGCCATCAAAAGCAGCTATCGCCATTGTATTGGATGACAATGTTTACTCTGCCCCTAACGTACAGAACGAGATTTCAGGCGGTGTATCATCCATCTCAGGTAACTTTACCCAGGAAGATACAAAAGACTTAGCTAACGTGTTAAAAGCAGGCCGTTTGCCTGCCCCTGCCCGCATTGTTAATGATGCTGTGGTTGGCCCGTCATTAGGTCAGGAAGCTATCAGCGCAGGTTTACTGTCATGCGTACTTGGCTTTGTTGTAGTACTGGTATTTATGGTGGTATACTACAACCGCGCAGGTAGCGTAGCGGTAGTTGCTGTATTAATCAACGTTGTATTCCTGATGGGTGTGCTCATCAGCATGGGCGCCGTGTTAACCCTGCCTGGTATCGCCGGTATCGTGCTAACCCTGGGTATAGCGGTGGATGCCAACGTACTGGTTTATGAACGTGTACGTGAGGAAATGGCCGAAGGCAAATCATTAAAACAAGCTATCAGCGACGGTTTTAAACATGCCCTGTCATCAATCCTTGATGCTAACATCAGTACTTTCTTAACAGCTTTCATCCTGTTAGTCTTCGGTTCGGGCCCTATAAAAGGTTTCGCCAGCACGCTGATGATTGGTATCGTAACTTCATTATTCTGTTCGTTATTGATCTCGAGATTAATATTTGAGTGGATGCTTGAAAAAGGCTGGGATATTAAGTTTTCACACGCCTGGAGCTCACACACTTTTAAAAATGCTAACTACGCGTTTGTTAAAAACCGTTTCAAATTCTACGCTTTCTCTGGTCTGTTCATTGCTGCCGGTATCGTATCAATCGTAACCCGCGGCTTCAACTACGGCGTGGATTTCCAGGGTGGCCATAACTACATCGTTCAGTTTAAGGATTCAAAAATTGACGCTGAACAAACCCGTGAGGCCGTTACCAAATACTTGGGTGTTGGTAAGGCAGAGGTTAAAACTTTTGGTGAAGACAAACTGAGCATCACCACCAACTACCTGCTTGAAGATAAATCAGAAGACGCGGATGCTAAAGTAGAAAGCGCGTTAAATAAGGGCTTAAAAGAGGTATCGCCTAACTATACCATAGTTGGCCGTACCAAGGTTGACCCTACCATATCAAACGACCTTAAAACTTCGGCCAGCTTAACCGTTATATTTGCTATACTGGTTATCGCGGCTTATATCCTGATCAGGTTCCGTAAATGGCAGTATAGCCTGGGTGCATTGGTTGCTACCGTGCACGATGCCTTGCTGGTAATGTCATTCTTCTCCCTGTTTAAGGATGCGCTACCGTTCTCGTTGGATATTGATCAGGCGTTTATCGCGGCTATCCTGACCGTTATTGGCTACTCCATTAACGATACCGTGGTTGTGTTTGACCGTATACGTGAGTACCTGAAATTCCATAACAACAAAGGTGAGGGTACTGAAGTGGTTATCAACAACGCGATAAACAGCACCTTAAGCCGTACCATAATTACTTCACTTACGGTACTGTTTGTATTGATCGTATTGTTTATCTTTGGCGGCGACGTAATCAGAGGGTTCTCTTTCGCCCTGCTTATCGGTATCACATTTGGTACATACTCGTCCATCTGTGTGGCAACGCCGGTAATCATTGACTTTGGGAAAAAAGGTCTTAAATAA
- a CDS encoding dihydrofolate reductase: MTTSIIVAIAQNYAIGKNNQLLWHLPNDLKHFKNTTSGHTVIMGRKTFDSVGKPLPKRRNIVITRQNISIEGCEVVNSLERALTICAGEDEVFIVGGAEIYKQAMPVTDKIYLTIVHHDFEGDTFFPEIDYSEWVETARTNYEADEKHAYAYSIFTLEKR, from the coding sequence ATGACTACATCCATCATAGTTGCCATAGCGCAAAACTACGCCATTGGTAAAAACAACCAGTTGCTCTGGCATCTGCCTAACGACTTAAAGCACTTTAAGAACACTACCAGCGGCCATACGGTCATCATGGGCCGTAAAACTTTTGATTCCGTAGGCAAACCGCTGCCTAAGCGCCGTAACATTGTCATCACCCGGCAAAACATCAGCATTGAGGGTTGCGAGGTAGTTAACAGCCTTGAGAGGGCGTTAACTATATGCGCCGGTGAAGATGAAGTGTTTATTGTTGGCGGGGCGGAAATTTACAAACAGGCCATGCCGGTAACAGATAAAATATATCTCACCATTGTTCATCACGATTTTGAAGGCGATACTTTTTTCCCGGAAATAGACTATAGTGAATGGGTAGAAACCGCGCGGACCAACTACGAGGCTGACGAAAAACATGCCTACGCCTACTCCATTTTCACACTTGAAAAGCGCTAA
- a CDS encoding type II toxin-antitoxin system death-on-curing family toxin, with protein MISFQSAVRIHNRLIDEFGGSKGVREDSLLESALSRPFATFDGIDLYPTAIDKAAAIFESLIINHPFMDGNKRIAYVMMEILLRLDGLYLHPSETEKYKFVISASTGETRFDEIKKWIVANTQTISK; from the coding sequence ATGATCAGTTTTCAATCCGCTGTCCGTATTCACAACAGGCTGATCGACGAATTTGGCGGAAGCAAAGGTGTTCGCGAAGACAGCCTGCTTGAATCGGCATTAAGCCGTCCGTTTGCAACATTTGATGGCATCGATCTGTACCCTACCGCTATTGACAAAGCCGCGGCTATTTTTGAAAGCCTCATTATCAATCATCCTTTTATGGATGGCAACAAACGTATTGCCTATGTGATGATGGAAATCCTACTGCGCTTAGACGGCTTATATCTTCATCCATCTGAAACCGAAAAATATAAGTTTGTGATCAGTGCGAGCACAGGTGAAACCCGTTTTGATGAAATCAAAAAATGGATAGTAGCCAACACCCAAACAATTTCGAAATAA